The Phycisphaeraceae bacterium genome has a window encoding:
- a CDS encoding PilN domain-containing protein has product MRQHEIDLLPEVMRIKTQARASASRNVTMATLTVTALVLLSTHAKMVRGAAESELRLLRHEVKVLEQNEREADRLQSELERLRRLEDRQRRVETPLPISRIIAELVGAMPDSMTIDRLDVNAEQVRRQRSTPSKGGTDPGPRVLVAEVAGFARDDLDITRFVSNLDGREPFADVSLDYSRQRQVHGVPAREFRLSFTIDFDAAWALREVDPSWSQRKVTHVD; this is encoded by the coding sequence ATGAGGCAGCACGAGATCGACCTGCTTCCCGAGGTCATGCGCATCAAGACGCAGGCCCGGGCCAGCGCCAGCCGGAACGTGACCATGGCCACGCTGACCGTGACGGCGCTGGTCCTTCTCTCCACCCACGCAAAAATGGTGCGCGGCGCCGCCGAGTCGGAACTGCGTCTGCTGCGTCACGAAGTCAAGGTGCTGGAGCAGAATGAGCGCGAGGCCGACCGCCTGCAGTCCGAACTGGAGCGGCTGCGGCGGCTCGAGGATCGACAGCGCCGGGTCGAGACTCCATTGCCCATCAGCCGCATCATCGCCGAGCTTGTCGGCGCCATGCCCGACTCGATGACGATCGACCGGCTTGATGTGAACGCCGAGCAGGTCAGGCGGCAGCGCTCGACCCCGTCGAAAGGCGGCACGGATCCGGGTCCGCGCGTCCTGGTGGCCGAGGTGGCGGGCTTCGCGCGCGACGACCTGGACATCACGCGCTTTGTCTCGAATCTGGACGGGCGCGAGCCGTTCGCGGATGTTTCGCTCGACTACAGCCGGCAGCGGCAGGTTCACGGCGTGCCGGCGCGGGAGTTCCGTCTCAGCTTCACGATCGACTTCGATGCGGCGTGGGCGCTTCGCGAGGTCGATCCGTCCTGGTCGCAGCGGAAGGTGACCCATGTGGATTGA
- the pilO gene encoding type 4a pilus biogenesis protein PilO, with protein sequence MWIDRKFLLSAAVMLGAFALGAVVLAAPQYRAARDAAGTIRSVRQRLATGSESAAGLREMQERLARERQAFESSARTIPASADVASIIRALNRPIDGVQVLDQTFNAGRTPTPVPRVDDGSLSSLPLTIDMVATYDVVHDLLRSVESMPRLIRIASVRVERLADSEHVVKATILLDVIFEPAGQAS encoded by the coding sequence ATGTGGATTGACCGGAAGTTTCTGCTTTCCGCCGCCGTCATGCTCGGCGCGTTCGCGCTGGGCGCGGTGGTGCTGGCGGCGCCGCAGTACCGGGCGGCTCGCGACGCCGCGGGCACCATTCGCTCCGTGCGGCAGCGGCTCGCCACGGGAAGTGAGAGCGCCGCCGGTCTTCGTGAGATGCAGGAGCGGCTCGCACGGGAGCGTCAGGCGTTCGAGTCGAGCGCCAGGACCATCCCCGCCAGCGCCGACGTGGCCTCGATCATCCGAGCGCTCAACAGGCCGATCGACGGCGTCCAGGTGCTGGACCAGACGTTCAACGCCGGTCGAACGCCGACGCCCGTGCCGCGCGTGGACGACGGCTCGCTTTCATCGTTGCCGCTCACCATTGACATGGTGGCGACGTATGACGTGGTTCACGACCTGCTGCGCAGCGTCGAATCGATGCCGCGGCTGATTCGCATCGCCTCGGTGCGCGTCGAACGGCTCGCGGACTCCGAGCACGTCGTCAAGGCGACCATCCTGCTGGACGTGATCTTCGAGCCCGCCGGCCAGGCGTCGTAA